The following coding sequences are from one Campylobacter sp. RM16187 window:
- a CDS encoding J domain-containing protein — MSNSLYDTLGISKGATSDEIKKAYRRLARKYHPDINKEPGAEDKFKEINAAYEILSDEKKKAQYDQYGDTMFGGQNFHDFASSSANMGDLDEILKNIFGGGFGGFSRSGFSGFSSSGFDDGFNGFSQDLDIRARVNIPFEVAILGGEHRINFNGDSLKIKIPNGINNEEKLRIKGKGKSARSGEAGDLILTVNIEPSSEYERDGDDLYKEAEIPLRTMLFGGKVTISTLQKDVTIKIAENSKSGQKIRIKGYGVKNRKSGLYGDLYLKIKVALPDTNSLDDDLIKIMKEKLPER, encoded by the coding sequence ATGAGTAATAGTCTTTATGATACTTTGGGCATTTCAAAAGGCGCAACTAGCGACGAGATAAAAAAAGCATACCGCAGATTGGCAAGAAAATATCATCCGGATATAAATAAAGAGCCTGGTGCAGAAGATAAATTTAAAGAGATAAATGCAGCTTATGAAATTTTAAGCGATGAGAAGAAAAAGGCTCAATATGATCAATACGGCGATACTATGTTTGGAGGACAAAATTTCCATGACTTTGCAAGCAGTTCAGCCAATATGGGCGATCTTGACGAGATATTAAAAAATATTTTCGGCGGAGGCTTTGGAGGATTTTCTAGAAGCGGCTTTAGTGGATTTTCAAGCTCTGGATTTGATGACGGCTTTAATGGATTTTCGCAAGATCTAGACATTAGAGCCAGAGTAAATATACCTTTTGAGGTTGCTATTTTGGGTGGTGAGCATAGGATAAATTTTAATGGAGATAGTCTAAAGATAAAAATTCCAAACGGTATAAACAATGAGGAGAAGCTTCGTATAAAAGGCAAAGGTAAGAGCGCTAGAAGTGGCGAGGCGGGCGATTTGATACTGACTGTAAATATAGAACCGAGCAGTGAGTATGAAAGAGATGGCGATGATTTGTATAAGGAGGCTGAAATTCCGCTTAGAACAATGCTTTTTGGTGGAAAGGTAACTATATCTACCTTGCAAAAAGATGTTACTATAAAGATTGCCGAGAATTCAAAATCAGGACAAAAGATAAGAATTAAAGGCTATGGTGTAAAAAATAGAAAAAGTGGACTTTATGGAGATTTGTATCTTAAGATCAAAGTTGCATTGCCGGATACAAATTCGCTTGATGATGATTTGATAAAAATTATGAAAGAAAAACTTCCGGAGAGATAA
- a CDS encoding potassium/proton antiporter — MENFLLFFAILLIASIVFSKVSDKFGIPSLIVFLAVGMLAGSDGLLGIDFTNHRVAQEIGTIALIFILYAGGLDTNFKSVRPIMVSGIVLATIGVILTAGTVAVLARYLLNFSWMEAFLLGSIISSTDAAAVFAILRAKGISLKNNLGPLLELESGSNDPMAIFLTMTMIQMISLSTTPTPANIALILAEQFLIGGILGYIFGFLLPSIFNRLRLEYSGLYSVFSIAWALLIYTIVTKVGGNGFLAVYIAGIFINKKEFAHKKSLVGFHDGIAWTMQIVVFLTLGLLVFPSELPSVAFMGFIIALWLMFVARPVGVFISLLFSKYNIKEKIFISWVGLRGVVPIVLATYPYGSNLPNSNLIFNTIFFVVLISLAVQGATLEFSAVKCGVKDDDEVEEAEASNLPIFYHTLRQYTIHFGSEIIEKNLAELELPSDFLILLIKRKGEYIKPTGSSVFEEGDLLLIQCEDENKYNEILKTYFVPQN, encoded by the coding sequence TTGGAAAATTTTTTACTATTTTTTGCTATTTTATTGATAGCAAGCATTGTTTTTAGTAAGGTTTCTGATAAATTTGGTATTCCATCTCTTATTGTCTTTTTAGCTGTCGGTATGCTGGCCGGATCTGACGGACTTTTAGGAATTGACTTCACAAATCATAGAGTGGCTCAAGAGATTGGCACTATAGCTCTTATATTCATATTGTATGCCGGTGGTCTTGATACAAATTTTAAGTCAGTTAGACCTATAATGGTAAGTGGTATAGTTTTAGCGACTATCGGAGTCATACTAACTGCAGGCACTGTTGCCGTTTTGGCAAGATATCTTTTAAATTTTAGCTGGATGGAAGCATTTTTATTAGGTTCTATTATCTCATCTACTGATGCAGCGGCGGTATTTGCCATCTTAAGAGCCAAAGGAATTTCGCTTAAAAACAATCTAGGACCGCTTCTTGAGCTAGAGTCAGGCTCAAACGACCCTATGGCGATCTTTCTTACTATGACTATGATTCAAATGATATCTTTATCCACCACTCCGACACCTGCAAATATAGCACTTATACTTGCGGAGCAGTTTTTAATAGGTGGCATATTAGGCTACATATTTGGATTCTTGTTGCCATCTATATTTAATAGATTAAGACTTGAGTATTCTGGACTTTATTCGGTATTTTCGATAGCTTGGGCTTTGCTTATTTACACTATTGTTACAAAAGTCGGTGGAAACGGATTTTTGGCTGTATATATAGCTGGAATTTTTATAAATAAAAAAGAATTCGCTCATAAAAAGAGTCTTGTCGGATTTCACGATGGTATTGCTTGGACTATGCAAATAGTTGTATTTTTAACGCTAGGTTTACTTGTATTTCCATCAGAACTTCCATCTGTAGCATTTATGGGTTTTATAATAGCTTTATGGTTGATGTTTGTTGCTAGACCTGTGGGCGTATTTATATCCCTTCTGTTTTCAAAATATAATATCAAAGAGAAAATTTTCATCTCATGGGTTGGTCTTAGAGGAGTTGTACCCATAGTGCTTGCTACATATCCTTATGGAAGTAATTTGCCAAATTCAAATTTAATATTTAATACTATCTTTTTCGTGGTCCTGATATCTTTGGCTGTTCAAGGTGCTACTCTTGAATTTTCAGCGGTAAAATGTGGAGTTAAAGACGATGATGAGGTTGAAGAAGCTGAGGCATCGAACTTACCAATTTTTTATCATACATTAAGACAATACACTATACATTTTGGCTCGGAAATCATCGAGAAAAACCTAGCGGAACTTGAGTTGCCAAGTGATTTTCTTATCCTGCTTATAAAACGCAAGGGCGAATACATCAAGCCTACGGGCTCATCGGTATTTGAAGAGGGTGATTTGCTGCTTATTCAATGTGAAGATGAAAACAAATACAACGAAATTTTAAAAACTTATTTTGTTCCGCAGAATTAG
- a CDS encoding ABC transporter permease, with the protein MSLVKYLLFKYLRFDKSQPFITLSAILAFLGVSIGLMVLIVAMAIMNGFDKEFERKLFTMNYPITILSNIRASIEDADVNKLKAKFPNLKFSPYIMTQVIIKGSSGLEGGMLFGVNSTDEKSINSVVKEGLKDKEISGYELLVGSAIKNDFVLSGEEKLTLIFTKGDPGGFALIPKMKRFDVISSFDSGLVAYDKSYLYTSVEALRRILDYEEGRYDGIHVYSDKPFDDISKISAQLPLSLRAIGWWQQNGNFFSALALEKRALFIVLMLIILVASLNIVSSLLMTVMNRRHEIALLLSLGASKGDIKKSFFALGATIGGSGIVFGLMLGLFGVWLLGSFDIINLPADVYGSAKLPMELSLIDLSLILVGAIVIVAFSSYYPAKKAAQINVLETLRNE; encoded by the coding sequence ATGAGTTTAGTTAAGTATCTTCTTTTTAAATATTTACGCTTTGATAAAAGCCAGCCCTTTATCACTCTCTCTGCTATTTTGGCTTTTTTGGGAGTTAGCATAGGGCTTATGGTGCTTATAGTGGCAATGGCCATAATGAATGGATTTGATAAGGAATTTGAGCGTAAGCTATTTACGATGAACTATCCTATAACCATCCTTTCAAACATACGTGCAAGTATAGAAGATGCCGATGTAAACAAGTTAAAAGCTAAATTTCCAAATCTTAAATTTAGTCCTTATATTATGACTCAGGTTATAATAAAGGGTAGTAGTGGCTTAGAGGGTGGAATGCTTTTTGGTGTAAATTCTACTGATGAAAAGAGTATAAATTCCGTTGTCAAAGAAGGGCTTAAAGATAAGGAAATAAGTGGATATGAGTTGCTTGTAGGAAGTGCTATTAAAAATGATTTTGTGCTTAGCGGAGAAGAGAAGCTAACATTGATATTTACAAAAGGCGATCCAGGAGGATTTGCTCTGATACCAAAAATGAAGCGTTTTGATGTCATATCTAGCTTTGACTCCGGACTTGTGGCGTATGATAAGAGCTATCTATACACTTCTGTAGAAGCTTTGCGTAGAATTTTAGACTACGAAGAGGGCAGATATGACGGAATTCATGTCTATTCTGATAAACCGTTTGATGATATAAGTAAGATTTCAGCTCAACTTCCGCTCTCTTTAAGAGCGATTGGATGGTGGCAGCAAAACGGAAATTTCTTTTCGGCTCTTGCATTAGAAAAGCGTGCCCTTTTTATAGTTTTAATGCTGATTATTTTGGTTGCCTCTTTAAATATAGTTAGCTCACTTCTGATGACTGTCATGAACCGTCGTCACGAAATAGCACTTTTGCTCTCTCTTGGCGCAAGCAAAGGAGATATTAAAAAAAGCTTTTTTGCATTAGGTGCTACTATAGGAGGAAGCGGGATAGTGTTTGGACTTATGCTAGGACTATTTGGGGTTTGGCTACTGGGAAGTTTTGATATTATAAATTTGCCCGCGGATGTGTATGGAAGTGCTAAACTACCAATGGAGCTATCTTTAATTGACTTGTCGCTTATACTTGTTGGAGCCATTGTGATAGTGGCGTTTTCGTCATACTATCCTGCTAAAAAAGCAGCCCAGATAAATGTGCTTGAAACATTAAGAAACGAATAA
- the secA gene encoding preprotein translocase subunit SecA, producing the protein MIVGIMQKIFGTKNDREVKKYAKRVKDINALESKYQAMSDEELKSSFNELRAAIQDGSKTLDDVLNDVFAIVRETGKRTLNMRHFDVQLIGGIVLNEGRIAEMKTGEGKTLVASLPVVLNAMTGKGVHVVTVNDYLAKRDATQMGEIYNFLGLSVGVVLGGEYDDEVRKAAYASDITYGTNNEFGFDYLRDNMKMEFKDKVQREHNFVIVDEVDSILIDEARTPLIISGPTNRTLDGYIKANEVAGQMIRGEAPATPQDKATGDFVVDEKNRTIAITEEGISKAERLFGVENLYNLENAILSHHLDQALKARNLFERDVHYVVRDNEVVIVDEFTGRLSEGRRFSEGLHQALEAKEGVQIKEESQTLADITFQNYFRLYNKLSGMTGTAQTEATEFSQIYKLDVISIPTNVPTIRIDHNDLIYKTQKEKFKAVIDEIKRAHDKGQPVLVGTASIERSELLHELLVKEKIPHSVLNAKNHEKEAQIIAEAGAKGAVTIATNMAGRGVDIKINDEVRDLGGLYIIGTERHESRRIDNQLRGRSGRQGDPGMSRFYLSLEDNLLRIFGSDRIKSIMDRLGIDEGESIDSKMVTRAVENAQKKVESLHFEARKHILEYDDVANEQRKTVYKFRNELLDPEFDIGEKIKQNRGEYVINLLEQAEIFVGGVRSEFDIDKLVSILSENGLAINADELKELDFNDLAQKIEGILESEYEEKMSVIADDQRRYLEKVLCLQVVDNAWREHLYQMDILKTGIGLRGYNQKDPLTEYKKESFNLFMELVSRIKFEGIKILQAVRFKSQEEVDAEQRLMQKMQEEQNRGLKYSNEENKDTATNEVRAKKIPRNEPCPCGSGKKYKECCGKSGPKKGIFA; encoded by the coding sequence ATGATAGTTGGCATTATGCAGAAAATTTTCGGCACAAAGAATGATCGAGAGGTAAAAAAATACGCAAAACGAGTCAAGGATATCAATGCGCTTGAATCAAAATATCAAGCCATGAGCGATGAGGAGCTAAAAAGTAGCTTTAACGAGCTTAGAGCGGCTATTCAAGATGGCTCAAAAACACTTGATGATGTATTAAACGATGTATTCGCTATTGTTAGGGAGACTGGTAAAAGAACTTTAAATATGCGTCATTTTGATGTCCAGCTAATAGGTGGCATAGTGCTAAATGAAGGAAGAATAGCTGAGATGAAGACAGGTGAAGGAAAGACGCTAGTGGCAAGCCTTCCTGTAGTATTAAACGCAATGACTGGTAAGGGTGTGCATGTAGTTACGGTAAATGACTACCTAGCCAAGCGTGATGCAACTCAAATGGGTGAAATTTATAACTTTCTTGGACTTAGCGTAGGTGTTGTTTTAGGTGGCGAATATGATGACGAGGTTAGAAAAGCCGCTTACGCTAGCGATATAACCTATGGCACTAATAACGAATTTGGCTTTGACTATCTACGTGATAATATGAAGATGGAGTTTAAGGATAAGGTTCAAAGAGAGCATAACTTCGTAATAGTGGATGAGGTAGATAGTATTTTGATAGATGAAGCTAGAACTCCGCTTATTATCTCTGGACCTACCAACCGTACTCTTGATGGGTATATCAAGGCAAACGAAGTAGCCGGTCAGATGATCAGAGGGGAGGCGCCTGCAACTCCTCAGGATAAGGCTACTGGCGATTTTGTAGTGGATGAGAAAAATAGAACCATAGCCATAACCGAAGAAGGTATAAGCAAGGCTGAGAGGCTATTTGGCGTAGAAAATTTATACAACCTTGAAAATGCGATCTTAAGTCACCACTTGGATCAGGCTTTAAAGGCTAGAAATTTATTTGAAAGAGATGTACACTATGTCGTAAGAGATAATGAGGTGGTAATAGTTGATGAATTTACCGGTAGATTGAGTGAGGGAAGACGTTTTAGCGAAGGGCTTCATCAAGCGCTTGAGGCCAAAGAGGGCGTGCAGATAAAAGAAGAGAGCCAAACGCTTGCAGATATTACATTCCAAAATTACTTTAGGCTATATAATAAGCTTTCCGGTATGACGGGAACTGCACAGACGGAAGCGACAGAGTTTTCTCAAATTTATAAATTAGATGTTATTTCGATACCTACAAACGTGCCTACAATAAGGATTGATCACAACGACCTTATCTATAAGACTCAAAAAGAGAAATTTAAGGCCGTAATAGACGAGATAAAAAGAGCTCACGATAAAGGCCAGCCTGTGCTTGTAGGTACGGCTTCCATTGAAAGAAGCGAGCTTTTGCATGAATTGCTTGTAAAAGAAAAGATCCCTCACTCGGTGTTAAACGCCAAAAATCACGAAAAAGAGGCCCAAATCATAGCCGAAGCAGGTGCCAAAGGAGCTGTTACCATAGCTACTAATATGGCCGGACGCGGTGTAGATATCAAGATAAACGACGAAGTAAGAGATCTTGGCGGGTTATATATAATAGGCACGGAAAGACACGAGAGCAGAAGAATCGATAATCAGCTAAGAGGCCGTTCAGGTCGTCAGGGAGATCCTGGGATGAGTAGATTTTACTTAAGCTTAGAGGATAATCTTTTAAGAATTTTTGGAAGCGACCGCATAAAAAGTATAATGGATAGGCTTGGAATAGATGAGGGCGAGAGTATCGATTCTAAAATGGTTACAAGAGCGGTAGAGAATGCTCAAAAAAAAGTTGAGAGTCTGCACTTTGAGGCCAGAAAACATATCCTAGAGTATGATGATGTCGCAAATGAACAGAGAAAGACTGTATATAAATTTAGAAACGAGCTACTTGATCCTGAATTTGATATTGGTGAAAAAATCAAACAAAATAGAGGCGAATATGTAATAAATTTGCTTGAGCAGGCTGAAATTTTTGTAGGCGGTGTTAGAAGTGAATTTGACATAGATAAACTTGTCTCAATACTTTCCGAAAACGGATTGGCAATAAATGCAGACGAACTAAAAGAGCTTGATTTTAACGATTTAGCTCAAAAGATAGAGGGAATTTTAGAGTCTGAATATGAAGAAAAGATGAGTGTTATAGCTGATGATCAAAGAAGGTATTTAGAGAAAGTGCTTTGCCTTCAAGTGGTGGATAATGCGTGGAGAGAGCATCTCTATCAGATGGATATACTAAAAACCGGAATTGGACTTAGAGGATATAATCAAAAAGATCCGCTAACAGAATACAAAAAAGAGAGTTTTAACCTATTTATGGAGCTTGTATCACGTATTAAATTTGAGGGTATCAAAATACTTCAGGCTGTTAGATTTAAGAGCCAAGAAGAGGTTGATGCTGAGCAAAGGCTTATGCAAAAGATGCAAGAAGAGCAAAATAGAGGGCTTAAATACTCAAACGAAGAAAACAAAGATACTGCAACAAATGAAGTAAGAGCAAAAAAAATACCTCGCAATGAGCCATGCCCTTGCGGAAGTGGCAAAAAATATAAAGAGTGTTGTGGTAAAAGCGGTCCTAAAAAGGGAATTTTTGCTTAG
- a CDS encoding response regulator transcription factor, with amino-acid sequence MINILMIEDDFELAEILSEYLENYDFRVTIAEEPYIGLSTLNTGKFDLVILDLTLPGIDGLEVCKEIRKRHNIPIIISSARHDITDKVNALDNGADDYLPKPYDPQELLARIKSHLRRQNVTIAEEKKQKNKDLVLNEFEHIITLKNEPLNLTAAEFDILKYLIKKEGGAITREELIYNCKSINEDSSNKSIDVIIGRIRAKLGENPKEPTYIHAIRGIGYKLIQ; translated from the coding sequence ATGATAAACATTTTGATGATAGAAGATGATTTTGAACTGGCTGAAATTTTAAGTGAGTACCTTGAAAACTATGATTTTAGGGTTACCATCGCGGAAGAACCTTATATAGGTCTTTCTACTTTAAATACTGGCAAATTTGATCTTGTAATACTTGATCTCACTCTGCCTGGTATTGATGGGCTTGAAGTATGCAAAGAGATAAGAAAAAGACATAACATTCCTATCATAATCTCAAGCGCAAGACATGATATTACCGATAAAGTTAATGCTCTTGACAATGGAGCGGACGATTATCTACCCAAACCTTACGATCCTCAAGAGCTACTAGCGCGTATTAAAAGTCATTTAAGACGCCAAAATGTAACTATAGCGGAAGAAAAAAAGCAGAAAAACAAGGATCTGGTTTTAAATGAATTTGAGCATATTATCACCCTCAAAAACGAGCCTTTAAACTTAACCGCTGCAGAATTTGACATCTTAAAATACTTGATCAAAAAAGAAGGTGGGGCTATCACGAGAGAAGAGCTTATATATAATTGCAAAAGTATTAATGAAGACTCATCAAATAAAAGCATAGATGTAATAATAGGCAGAATCAGAGCCAAACTTGGTGAAAATCCAAAAGAGCCTACATATATACATGCGATTAGAGGTATAGGCTATAAGCTTATTCAATAA
- a CDS encoding ArsS family sensor histidine kinase — protein MKRSSVFYTITFIFILASTSIFLAFLWLMEYDKQNYTRELNAKYSTIARNTLFYMSGIINDKEYERQIEGIRMPEIIDQEEKEKILKDATILEEISADIGSSAIMLYEKHHYLKIKHIDRTLLLKDNEYQPYRYDIIKIIFSIVALILLAAYIFVIRKLKPLRKLKRQIDIFARGDIDKIKDVSSGNDEISEVSEAFYNAVCQIRHLNNSRKLFLRNIMHELKTPITKGRITAEMIQKDKNQERLVSVFVKLESLINEFAAVEQVTSSTALSNTKICLIDDVIDEALDIAMVEKDSVVIDKIENISINIDFKLFAIAIKNMIDNGLKYSSDKHVKIAIGDKDIKFISRGEKLSKDLKHYIEPFTKGEDAKKSFGLGLYIVDNILEAHKLNLTYRHENGFNIFSFENLESVVVKK, from the coding sequence ATGAAACGTTCATCAGTTTTTTATACTATTACTTTTATATTTATACTTGCGTCTACAAGCATATTTCTGGCCTTTTTATGGCTAATGGAGTATGATAAGCAAAACTACACAAGAGAGTTGAATGCAAAATACTCTACAATAGCCAGAAATACGCTATTTTATATGAGTGGAATTATAAACGACAAAGAGTATGAACGCCAAATCGAAGGCATCAGAATGCCTGAGATTATAGATCAAGAAGAAAAAGAAAAAATTTTAAAAGATGCTACGATTTTAGAGGAAATTTCAGCAGATATTGGTTCAAGCGCTATTATGCTATATGAAAAACATCACTATTTAAAAATTAAACATATAGATAGAACCCTACTTTTAAAAGACAACGAATACCAACCCTATAGATATGATATTATCAAAATTATTTTTTCCATAGTTGCACTTATCTTACTTGCAGCTTACATCTTTGTTATTAGAAAGTTAAAGCCACTAAGAAAACTAAAAAGACAGATAGATATATTTGCCAGAGGAGATATTGACAAGATTAAAGATGTAAGTAGCGGTAATGATGAAATTTCAGAAGTTTCAGAGGCTTTTTATAATGCGGTTTGTCAAATTAGGCACCTCAATAACTCAAGAAAATTATTTTTAAGAAATATTATGCACGAGCTTAAAACTCCTATCACAAAAGGAAGAATAACCGCTGAAATGATACAAAAAGATAAAAATCAAGAAAGACTCGTGTCGGTATTTGTAAAGCTTGAAAGTCTTATAAACGAATTTGCCGCTGTCGAACAAGTAACATCAAGCACCGCTCTAAGCAACACCAAAATTTGCCTGATAGACGATGTGATAGATGAAGCTCTTGATATAGCGATGGTGGAAAAAGATAGTGTAGTCATAGATAAAATAGAAAATATTAGCATAAATATTGATTTTAAACTCTTTGCGATAGCTATTAAAAACATGATAGATAATGGACTAAAATACTCCAGCGATAAACATGTAAAAATAGCCATAGGCGATAAAGATATCAAGTTCATAAGCAGAGGCGAAAAACTATCAAAAGATCTAAAGCACTATATAGAGCCGTTTACTAAAGGTGAAGATGCCAAAAAAAGCTTTGGCTTGGGGCTTTATATAGTAGATAATATACTTGAGGCGCATAAGCTAAATTTGACATATAGGCATGAAAATGGATTTAATATATTTAGCTTTGAAAATTTAGAGAGTGTAGTAGTTAAAAAATAA
- the lolA gene encoding LolA-like outer membrane lipoprotein chaperone encodes MKKFILFLSIYIASFASNLDFNTIQGDFTQTVTSNKTSIDYSGKFYLRKDNNALWIYTRPTAKKIYFDNKKVVVLEEALEQAIISRVKNMPNLGDILKEAKKIKEGLYKADFDDTEYFLTMKGIYPTRIDYEDRLGNKIKIIFQNVVKNYEITNEFLTPVIPSHYDVINH; translated from the coding sequence ATGAAAAAATTTATACTATTTTTATCCATTTATATAGCCTCTTTTGCATCCAATCTTGACTTCAATACAATTCAAGGTGATTTCACACAAACAGTTACAAGCAATAAGACCTCAATAGACTATAGCGGTAAATTTTATCTTAGAAAAGACAACAACGCACTTTGGATATACACTAGACCTACGGCAAAAAAAATATATTTTGACAATAAAAAAGTAGTAGTTTTAGAAGAAGCTTTGGAACAAGCCATAATTTCAAGAGTAAAAAATATGCCAAATTTGGGAGATATTTTAAAAGAGGCGAAGAAAATCAAAGAAGGTCTATACAAGGCCGATTTTGACGATACCGAATATTTTTTGACTATGAAGGGTATCTATCCAACTAGAATTGACTATGAAGACAGACTTGGAAACAAGATAAAAATAATATTTCAAAACGTAGTCAAAAACTACGAAATAACTAATGAGTTTTTAACTCCGGTTATTCCGTCACACTACGATGTGATAAATCACTAA
- a CDS encoding heat shock protein transcriptional repressor HspR, which produces MRGYDEPVYLISVVAKVLSIHPQTLRQYEREGLVEPSRTDGRMRLYSEKDLDRIKMILRLTRDLGVNLAGVDVILQLKEQLDQFEQTIDELRSEVDRLNNTGTIPSKKALVKRKNSFDLIFYEHKDKG; this is translated from the coding sequence ATGCGTGGATATGATGAGCCTGTTTATCTTATAAGTGTTGTTGCTAAAGTGCTTAGCATACACCCTCAAACCTTGCGTCAATATGAGCGAGAAGGTCTTGTTGAGCCGTCAAGAACCGATGGTCGTATGAGGCTATATTCTGAGAAAGATCTGGATCGTATCAAGATGATACTTCGTCTGACTCGTGATTTGGGTGTAAATTTGGCTGGAGTTGATGTGATATTGCAGCTAAAAGAGCAACTTGATCAGTTTGAGCAAACTATAGATGAGTTAAGAAGTGAAGTGGATAGGCTTAACAATACAGGCACTATTCCATCTAAAAAAGCCCTTGTTAAACGCAAGAATAGTTTTGATCTTATTTTTTATGAACATAAAGATAAGGGCTAA
- a CDS encoding Do family serine endopeptidase, which produces MKKIVVISLVAACSIFAATINFNEAKDEFTRLNPENSDGVILSYNSSISEAKKSVVNISTTKTTTAGSGFDQMFNDPFFRDFFGFNFKIPQDKQKSASLGSGVIISSDGYIVTNNHVIEDSDEILVTLLESEKEYKAKIIGTDPKTDLAIIKIEATNLKAIKIADSSKIMEGDIVFAIGNPFGVGGSITQGIISGLNKDNIGLNQYENFIQTDASINPGNSGGALVDSRGALVGINSAILSRSGGNNGIGFAIPSNMTKEIAKKLIEDGKIERGYIGVMISNLTTEQKEIYKNKEGALISSVEKGLPADTAGLKRGDLIIQIDDKQIKNANDLKNTIGSLTPNKEITLVYERSGKIETTKIKLANMQQPNTGMRDNSSISGLSVAPINDEIRYRYKIPQDIVGVLVTDVKTNSNADKFGFQKGDIIIQIGEENIINLNDFNKALLNSKNKKTLVWVNRGGVIQGLVIK; this is translated from the coding sequence ATGAAAAAAATAGTTGTGATATCGCTTGTTGCAGCTTGTTCTATATTTGCAGCAACAATAAATTTTAATGAAGCCAAAGACGAATTTACAAGATTAAATCCGGAGAACTCTGATGGAGTTATACTCTCTTATAATAGCTCTATTTCTGAAGCTAAAAAATCAGTAGTAAATATATCCACTACAAAAACTACTACTGCAGGCAGTGGATTCGACCAGATGTTTAACGATCCTTTTTTTAGAGACTTTTTTGGATTTAACTTTAAAATCCCCCAAGATAAGCAAAAGAGTGCATCTTTAGGCTCAGGAGTAATAATATCAAGCGATGGGTATATAGTAACAAACAACCACGTAATAGAAGATAGCGATGAAATTTTAGTAACTTTACTGGAGAGTGAAAAAGAGTATAAGGCGAAGATTATAGGCACAGATCCAAAGACAGATCTTGCGATAATAAAAATAGAAGCAACCAATTTAAAAGCTATCAAGATTGCAGACTCATCTAAGATAATGGAGGGTGATATTGTATTTGCCATAGGAAACCCTTTTGGAGTTGGAGGAAGCATAACTCAAGGTATAATCTCCGGACTAAACAAGGATAATATCGGATTAAATCAATATGAAAATTTCATTCAAACCGACGCATCTATAAATCCTGGAAACTCAGGTGGCGCGCTTGTAGATAGCAGAGGTGCTCTTGTAGGTATAAATTCAGCTATTCTATCAAGAAGCGGTGGGAATAACGGAATAGGCTTTGCGATCCCTTCAAATATGACTAAAGAGATAGCCAAAAAGCTTATCGAGGATGGTAAGATCGAACGTGGATATATAGGCGTTATGATATCAAATTTAACAACGGAACAAAAAGAAATTTATAAAAACAAAGAAGGAGCGCTAATAAGCAGTGTAGAAAAGGGGCTTCCTGCCGATACAGCAGGACTTAAAAGAGGGGATCTTATAATACAAATAGACGATAAGCAGATAAAAAACGCAAACGATCTTAAAAATACGATAGGCTCTCTTACTCCTAATAAAGAGATCACTCTAGTATATGAGCGTTCAGGTAAAATAGAAACGACAAAAATAAAACTAGCCAATATGCAACAACCCAATACAGGAATGAGAGATAACTCCTCTATAAGCGGACTGAGCGTAGCTCCCATAAACGATGAAATAAGATATAGATATAAAATTCCTCAAGATATAGTAGGCGTACTAGTAACAGATGTCAAGACAAACTCAAACGCCGATAAATTTGGCTTCCAAAAAGGCGATATCATAATACAAATCGGTGAAGAAAATATAATAAATCTCAATGATTTTAACAAGGCTCTTTTAAATTCTAAGAACAAAAAAACTCTTGTATGGGTAAATAGAGGCGGAGTTATTCAAGGACTTGTTATTAAATAA